The Phragmites australis chromosome 1, lpPhrAust1.1, whole genome shotgun sequence genomic interval GTAGATGTCGCCACAATGAGGATTCTAGTATAGTCCTCACGCAGATTTGGCAAACCCAATCCTGTTCTCACCGAAGTCGAAAACGGTGTGGTAGGCACCCATGAAAACGTCTCCAAGTATCCTGAAAGTTTATGAGGCGATATCAGAATTTAGATCGCATTTTTACTGCTTTCTAGGGCAAAACAACAGCTGAAGAATGTGGAGTGCTGCAACTTATGTCGGTATATTTTCGGCGTACCAGAGTGGGCCACGAGGGGGTGGGATATCGTATGCCATGAACCCGCTGATGCAGATGGTCTGGCCTGCTTGCTCCAGCTTCACTATGTACTGTGGCACAGAAGGCGACGAGGTTAGGTCGGTCTCATATGGGAACAAGGCATATGAAAAAAGGGGTGAGGCAACAATGACAAGTCATCTGAAGTTAATATCAGGTAAGACGGTGTGTTAGAATAGAATAGAATGAGAAGTTGAGAACTATGTCAAACCTCAGAAGCTCAAGGATGGAGTGAACTGCACTAGTTTTTTTAGTTAGTTGGTTCTTTATCCTACTCAACTGAAGGTATGATGTAACAACTATGCAAATGAGATTGCGTTTCCCCAAAATCAAAGCTTCACTATTAACCCCGAGACTGAAGAAGATATAATTAGGGTGTTACCTGCTCTGGTGTTAAGGTGAAAGTCTTGTTTGCTATGGTGAACGCAAGATTTGGCATCTTCGAGATATGATGGCAATCCACAGTTGATTCACCATTGGGGCTAGGTAGGCGCTCACAGAGCTGCAATGCACATTAGAATTGGAAATGTTGTCACATTCTCCAtcacttttcaaaaaaaaaatggtgtagCATAACAAAGGGAATAGTCCAACCTGATTAGCATAGTTCAGAATGAGctcttttgttttattttctcTGAGTTGATTCTGTATCCAGATCACAGCCATCTCACAAGCAGTACAGAAAAGATCAGAACCGCCGTTTTGTTTCTCCGCAACAGATTCAATTGGGTTGCTGCATGATGATTTGTGCAAACAAGTCtgtcatgaaaaataaaatgtgTAGATACTACAACAGGAATTACAATTTAATGTATAAGTCGAGCTAACCTGACAGAATGGGTACCATCGAATACACAGAGACCGATCTGAGTGCACACTTTTTGCGGGCTTGTCTGTTCAATCACACAAAAAAAATGTAGTTAAATAATTTGAGATCAATGTACAAAACAGATGCATCACAATAACAATTCATGAAGCAGAGGGGGAAAACCAGCAAGTGCCAAACCTGCGCTATAAGCAACTGAAGGATCATCTCTCCATACTCTTGCACTACTTGTTTGCATTCTGCACTGATGATTCCCTCAGCCCCAATTGCATGATTGACTTGTGCCACTATAGTCTGGAGCAGAACAAGATGCAAAAGTCAGTTGTACCATTATTCCGAAACATTTctaaatgtgcattcatcagtTAGGAATTCTAGAATACATACTGTTGGGCCGGCAAGCAATGAAGTCCCTGAGTCCACAATAGCAGCACAGCCACCAGCACAGAAACCGCTTGAGTGGCCACCGATAAGAAGATCTCCCATGTCAAACTGCCAGTAGCCTTTGCGAGTAATGGGAACATATGTATGGCTCCCCTTGTAGTGCTTTCGGTCAACACCACCGAAGACAAGTTCACCTCCAGCAGATGCATCAGGATCACGGTTAAGCCAGAATGAGAAGACATCCTTCGCGATCAGTTTCTGCTCTTTCATGCTCTGCCTGTTTGTTGCATACAACAGAGAAAATGTTCAAGGAACAGAAATGCTTAGGATGTGAGTTTTGACATTATGGATAAATGGCTTGAATAGGTACCAGATTGGAGGGGCTGCTCCCACAGAAATTTCAGGAAATCCAAGGCCAATAATTCCATCAAATTTCCCAATGATAAAAGTAGGGCTCGTTTCGCGAGTTGTCTCAATGAACTTCTGAAAGAAAAATGGCACTACATCATTAGCAATGATTCATGTGAACGTTTCACTGAGGCATTCCTTCAACAGTTCACCTGATTTTTTACAACAAGGTTGCCGACCAACACGTTGTCCTCACTGAAGAAGCCAGCGATTTGCCCAGAACCATATGTGATCGTGCAAGTTTCTCCTGTACGGTTGAATGAAAAGGTAGTGTTTAACAGCCATCTCTCTAATTCGCCAAAAGAAGAATCAAAACTGAACAGAAGCAACAGATTCTTTCATCATACCGTTCTCTTTGTAAGTTCTCGACTTGGCTGACTTGTATCTGTGGTGTAAGTAGCATGCTATCTGGAATACATGGACATAAAAGTATCAAATTTAATGTAACTTACTTGCATTAACAAATGCACCAATATCTAAAAAATCAGATAATGAACATACCGAAAAGTAGCATTTTGACGAGGGAACCCACAAGTTGGAGCTTCCAGTGTCAAATATCACCGTGAAGTTCTGTGGTGGTGTGCCTATGCCAACCTCTCCAAAGTATTGAGTATCCAGGTAGTTGTCCAAAGGAACTGTGTCATCATTTGAGGCGCTGAGATACTGGCGAGAACCATCTAACCGTAGAAGGTGGCTCTCCTGCCTAGTCAATTTTGCAGTAGTCAAAGTCTTCTTGTCCAATCTCTTCTTATTCAGGTTGATTCTTAGCTGTCCATCAGAGGAAGCATGAAGCAGCAAGACACAGGACAGAACCCAAAGGCAGGTCACCAACAAAAGATGCGTCTGCCCCATGGTCCCAGAACTCCCTGTGAAAATAAGCCTCATGTTTGTTTAGCAATAAAGACTGGTATGCAAATCATGTGTGAATCCAGTACTAGCTTGTTCAGTGGAACCAGCTTAAAACGGATGACTGTGTAGAGATTTTCTTGAACCGTTGTGAAGATGTTATTGTTCAAAAAAGCCAAAAGAATTCTTCTTGTAAGCTGTTTTGCTAGCAGTAACCATTACAGGAATGTGAAGTTGAACAGAATCAAGGCGATTTTTTTCCTACTCACGCGAGAAATGAACTGTTTTCTTCAGAATCCCTGCAAGAATCATATGAATTTCCTGCGTTCCAAACATGCCCTAGATAGCTTTGTCGAAATTAGGGTAAAACAAGGCTAGGGTTCACATGTATCCTGTAACTCGGTGTTATCTGGTAACAACGGAGTCATGAAATCGAATTTCCAAGGATCCTAGGCAGCATACCAAGAAACGCACCAAAAGGAAACATGAGCAACAGCACATACAGAAAGGGTCAAGAACTGACAAGAATCATAACAAAGATATGCAAGGGTGCTTACTAATCGGTAACAGGAACAAGATCAAGAACTTCAAAACGGGTAGTAACTAAAATTTCTACCCTGCGTGGCGATGACAAGTAATTAAGCAGCAGCTACTTGGCCATGGCCTACCTGCTTGCCCAGTTTGCCTCCCGAGCCAGAGCGAAGGGGAAAGCTACTGGTGAGCTCGAGGGGAAAGTGCGGAGGATAAAAAGGACACACCAATCGGTTGAAGCCGTCGGACGTGTGGCACTGTCTAGATGCAAATGCAATCAGTAAAAGTAGAATAAAGTATGCTCACTGCTGCTCCACTGACATATGGGACCATAAGCAGCCTGCCCTACATGTCACGGACCAAATTCTTTAGTGCAACTGCAAAGCAAAGGATGGTTCTTCTGAAGAAATAATAAAACAGCTGTGATTATGCGAAGTATAGAAAAAAAGGGGTGGAATTGGTGGAACGGTGTTAAGAAAATCAAAGGAGAAAGCAATAGGTTGGTGACTTGGTGATAGCTGCTTTCTGGGTTGATGTGGAGATATTTACTGAGCTCAGCTACTTCAATGGTTGGCCATTAAACGGATAGCTGCTTCTGGGTTGATGTAGAGATATTTATTGAGCTCAACAAAGAATATGGGGCAAATTCTTTAattgttataaaaaaattcctcTTTTCTCTATAccatttaaatttttgaattttatttattatcatTGATTTTATATTTCGTTCCTTTCTCGCCATTCCGTCCACATTTCTAAAATCTTAGAACTTTTTATACATGTTCATAATCTAtatgtaacccattttaattaaatttatcTAATaatcctgtgtagaatttaacttaaaattatgcaaaaaaaaagttaattttataacttctaataattgatAGGGCCTCAAATTAAAtcttaaaaatatgaaaaaaaaattcactaatgtTATTCTTATGTGAttaactaatttctaaaattattttcatctttaagttatatgatgaaaaaataaattctGTTTGGACTGAGACGGATGAAAAACCAATAAAAACCACAACCTACATATCAGGTATCAGGACTGAGGAGACATGAAGCCTCACAAGGTGCGCATGTCTTGTGCCCCAGAGCTATTGCGTTCACTATTCGTGTACGCAtatgcaaacaaaaaaaatgtgtgAGCCCTTATCTCTCTACAAATATGTACGCATGTTTCTCACTAGTCTGAAGCTTTCTTTTGGTTGGCTGAAATAGAAGAGGATGAAACCGGCTGGCCGGATGGGTTCTTCTCTTCCGCCGCCATTTGCCGCCTGATTGCCGGAGAGCAACTTGCCGCAGCCGGCGCCAGCAGCAGACCGCGGCCCAGTCCAAACACCACCAACAGCGAGCTCCTTTTAGAGAACACCAACAGCGAGCTCCTTTCTTTTAGAGAACACCAACCGCGAGAATAGTGGACTCAACTCTCCACGACAGCAACGCTTGAAAAAATTTCACATCTCTGCATACGCTCTCAGGGATGAAGATACAGTACAACGGAGGCCAGGGACTTCCCGCTCTGCTGACACAAGAGAAACCGTAATTAGTAATCCACTGCCACTTGATGCATTCATCAATATGGTCGGTAACCGGCAATCACTCTACAACAGCTGTAAAGCTCCTTACATCCAGATTATTCTTAGGTTACAGCTGCTCGAAAATGAGGGGAAGAGAGAAGACATGCCAGGGCATTATTGTTACATAGACAGAACGGGAAACACAACACATGTCAGCTCCTGAAGGTACACTACATCAACTGGCTGGCTATGCCATGGGAATGGGAGCTAAATCGCACTGCCACTGCAGCACTGGCTGTGGTGACACGATCCATACCTAAGTAGTTGGCCACAGTGGAGTGTCGGCTGGCTGTAATGTCATCACACCAAAGCTTCTTGCTGCAACCatagtcatgaaaaaaatcCACCAGATCTTAGGAGGCTTGTTATCAGATTAGAGATGAACAATCAGTAAGCATTAGCAAGTATTGAGAGCATCAGCCATAGGTTTGGATCGTCACCATAGTGGCAGTCATAACAAGATTGAAATAATATATCCATAGCTTTCAGAATGTAAAGCAGTGGAGGAAACCAGACGATTAATATGCATTGATGTATGAAAGTTGGGCATCCATGAACCATGCTTTTCAACTATGGAACTCCTGATAGCCTGATGACATGTTGGCAAGCCAATGTATTTCATTTGTCGAGTCTAAGACTAAGTCTGCCTCTAACTAACCAGCATGAATAGCTGAATATTTATAACACATTGTCATTAGGCATTAGTGTGTTACTACCCGTGATGGATAGTGAAAACCAATAGAACTTGGAAGGTG includes:
- the LOC133910519 gene encoding aspartic proteinase-like encodes the protein MGQTHLLLVTCLWVLSCVLLLHASSDGQLRINLNKKRLDKKTLTTAKLTRQESHLLRLDGSRQYLSASNDDTVPLDNYLDTQYFGEVGIGTPPQNFTVIFDTGSSNLWVPSSKCYFSIACYLHHRYKSAKSRTYKENGETCTITYGSGQIAGFFSEDNVLVGNLVVKNQKFIETTRETSPTFIIGKFDGIIGLGFPEISVGAAPPIWQSMKEQKLIAKDVFSFWLNRDPDASAGGELVFGGVDRKHYKGSHTYVPITRKGYWQFDMGDLLIGGHSSGFCAGGCAAIVDSGTSLLAGPTTIVAQVNHAIGAEGIISAECKQVVQEYGEMILQLLIAQTSPQKVCTQIGLCVFDGTHSVSNPIESVAEKQNGGSDLFCTACEMAVIWIQNQLRENKTKELILNYANQLCERLPSPNGESTVDCHHISKMPNLAFTIANKTFTLTPEQYIVKLEQAGQTICISGFMAYDIPPPRGPLWILGDVFMGAYHTVFDFGENRIGFAKSA